The DNA region CGAGATGGTGCGCCGCGTGGACGACGTGGACACCATCGTGGTGCGCACCGAGGCCGAGGCGCTGATCCTCGAGAACAACCTGATCAAGGAGAACCGGCCGCGCTTCAACATCAACCTCAAGGACGACAAGACCTACCCGTACATCAAGGTGACGGACGAGGCGTTTCCGCGCGTCTTCGTCACCCGCACGCTGCGCCGGGACGGCGGGCGCTACTTTGGCCCGTACACCGACGTGCGGCGGATGCGGCAGTCGCTGGAGCTGGTGAAGAAGCTGTACACCGTGCGCTCCTGCCGCTACAACCTGCCCAGCGACGTGCCCGCGCGCCCCTGCCTGGACTACCACATCGGCCGCTGCAAGGCGCCGTGCGTGGCGCTGCAGACGCCCGACGAGTACGGGTCGATGGTCGAGGAGATCGTGCAGGTGCTCAGCGGGCACACGCGCCTGGTCGCCCGCCGGCTGCAGGCAGAGATGCAGACGTGCGCGCTGGAGATGAACTTCGAGCGGGCGGCCGAGCTGCGCGACGCCATCGGCCAGCTGCAGGCGCTGGAGCGCAAGCAGCAGGTGGTGGACGTCACCGGCAGCGACCGCGACGTGGTGGGCTTCGCGCGCGACGGATCGGAGGCGTGCGGCGTGGTCCTGCAGATCCGCGAGGGCAAGCTGCTGGGCCGCGAGGCGCAGTTCCTCACCAACCTGAGCGACGACACCGACGAGGCGGCGCTCTCGGCCTTCGCCACGCGCCTGTACGCCGACCGGGTGACGCGCGACGCCGAAAGCGTGCCCGGCGAGATCATCTTCCCCATGGATTTCGACGACCGCGGCGTGCTGGAGGAGCTTCTGCGCGAGGCGGCGGGGAAGGCGGTGCGGCTGAAGTGGCCCCAGCGGGGCGAGAAGGTGCAGCTGGTGGCGCTTGCGGACCAGAACGCGCGGCACCTGTTCGAGGAGCGCAAGCTGATGGGCAACGCCGCGGGCGAGCGCGCACCCGACGCCCTCTACGAACTGCAGGAGGTGCTGGAGCTGCCGATGGTGCCCCGGACCATGGTGTGCTTCGACATTTCGCACACGCAGGGGTCGGAAACGGTGGCATCGGCGGTGTTCTTCGAGAACGGCGAGCCCGCCAAGGGCGAGTACCGCAAGCTCAAGATCCGCGGCGAGTGGGGGAACGACGACTTCGCGTCCATGCACGAGGCGGTCACCCGCTGGTTCCGGCGCCGCGTGGAAGAGGGCAAGCCGCTGCCTGAGCTGGCGGTGATCGACGGCGGCAAGGGGCAGCTGGGCGCCGCGCGCAAGGCGCTGGAGGAGATCGACCTGCCGCAGCAGCCCATCGTGGGGCTGGCCAAGAAGGAGGAGGAGCTGTTCCTTCCCGGGCGGTCGGAGAGCATCCGCCTGCCGCGGCGCAGCCCGGCGCTGCGGCTGGTGCAGCGGATCCGCGACGAGGCGCACCGCTTCGCCGTGACCTACAACCGCAAGCTGCGCACGAAGCGCACGGTGCGCTCGGAGCTTTCCACGATCCCGGGCGTGGGCCCCTCGCGTCAGAAGCAGCTGCTGGAGCGGTTCGGCTCGTACCGAGGCGTGGTCGCGGCGGCGGAGGGGGACATCGCCGCGATCCCGGGGTTCGGGCCGGCGCTGGCACGAAAGGTGGTGGAGGCGGTGCGGCCCGCCCCCGCCGCGCCGTCACCCGGCGCCGCGTAGGTCCTGCTCCCCGCCTCTCAACCTGTTGACACACCGCGACTTGTCATCCTGAGGCGCAGGCGCGCGGCACCAGCCCGCACCTCGTCCTACGCGCGCCGAAGGATCTAGCCTGGCGCACGTACCCGCCAGGGCGCGGCAGCGGTCACGGAATCTCGAGTCGGCGGAACCTCCGCTGCCAGGTGAGCCCCAGCCTGCCCGGGCGAATGAATTCGCGGCAACAACCACACGAAGTCCGCCTTCGCGGACTGGCCGATCGTCGTGCGCCCGGTGTACTCGTGCGCGACCTCGCCTGAGTGCACTCCGCACGTGCACCTCTCGTGCTGGGGGAACCCGTGATCGCGCCCCACCACGGCCGGGGCCTCGGGGGCAATCGCGGGTGGGGCGCGCTCGTAC from Longimicrobium sp. includes:
- the uvrC gene encoding excinuclease ABC subunit UvrC yields the protein EMVRRVDDVDTIVVRTEAEALILENNLIKENRPRFNINLKDDKTYPYIKVTDEAFPRVFVTRTLRRDGGRYFGPYTDVRRMRQSLELVKKLYTVRSCRYNLPSDVPARPCLDYHIGRCKAPCVALQTPDEYGSMVEEIVQVLSGHTRLVARRLQAEMQTCALEMNFERAAELRDAIGQLQALERKQQVVDVTGSDRDVVGFARDGSEACGVVLQIREGKLLGREAQFLTNLSDDTDEAALSAFATRLYADRVTRDAESVPGEIIFPMDFDDRGVLEELLREAAGKAVRLKWPQRGEKVQLVALADQNARHLFEERKLMGNAAGERAPDALYELQEVLELPMVPRTMVCFDISHTQGSETVASAVFFENGEPAKGEYRKLKIRGEWGNDDFASMHEAVTRWFRRRVEEGKPLPELAVIDGGKGQLGAARKALEEIDLPQQPIVGLAKKEEELFLPGRSESIRLPRRSPALRLVQRIRDEAHRFAVTYNRKLRTKRTVRSELSTIPGVGPSRQKQLLERFGSYRGVVAAAEGDIAAIPGFGPALARKVVEAVRPAPAAPSPGAA